The sequence ATACACCAATTTTCTGCCTGTTGTTTAactccagactctttgcgtTTAGGAATCTTCTTCATATTCCCCTAGCATGCTTTTCTTTTAAGCAGTCAAGTTCTTCCTTAATGAGCCTTCCGGATTGTACATGTAGCCTTAGAAGTATATTACTTTCGATTGAGTCCGTTTATTCATACTCAATTGCACAGCCTTTCCAAGGCGAAAATGCTGCTTCATTTCGTCGCAAACGACCTCGAGGTCCCCTTGCAGATTTGCGTGTTCTTCCTGATCGTTTACTACTTCCTATGAGAAAATAAGCGTAGCAGAAATGTACATCATTATAACGCCACACACCTCGTAGACATCTATACAGCCTACAAGCTCATTTGCTGCTACCTTAAGAGGCCCAAAGGCACCAGTGATTTGGTATAACACTCTTGGAATAACATCGAGATCCGTCCAAGTTTTCCGGGGGGCTCCCTGGCCTAAGGACGAATTAACGGCACTGATTCGGAAGCAGGCAGAGGCGAGGTTCCCCGTTCCGCTGGCAATTGAGCTCAAGAAGGATGTTGCAGGCACGAAGGCCAGAGATGAGGCCAATGGCAAGTCCCATGTTGATCCAGTGCTGGTAGGAGCTGCAATTTCACTAGTTTTGGACTGTCCCGACCCATCAGCACTTTTGTTAGAGATTTTGTACGATTTAAATCCTCGACTCAGTCTTTCGGAAACATGATTTTGGATGTATTATTGACCAAGCGGATGTGGCCTTGGCGCTTGACGACTAACAGCTAGCTGAGCCGCAGCAACCAATCCAGACCCGGGCTGGTGTTCTCGAACAAAATTAGTATCCACTAACTCTATGAAGTAGTTCTGGTGTTCAAATCCCTTCGTGAATTAATGCCTAAAAAAGCGAGATAGTCACTCGAACGAACAAAATGGTGCTGCCACTGTGGCTTTAACATCGGGCACAATGGATCTGTGTAAAAAAAAATGCGTTTGTATTTCCTTCCGATATAGTAAATCAATCTACCTATAGCTGGCACTGTTAGCTGAATTAATTAGCACCGCGCCAAGTCTCAATATCCTTCACAGACTTTATAATAAATTTCCGGTTAGACCTTCAAGACATTCCGGTTACATTAGTCAAGTGTGCAAGCCCTAGGGACAATAACGGCTGTCATGAAATAAGTTGTCTTCATTTATTCATATGCACTTTCATCATATATCAATTTAAAGCGCAGATATTCGCAGTAACCTGAAACCAAATATTGCCACGATTCGACTATCGAAGAACCATAGCCAGCTAGCTTCTTGGATTCTTCATGGGCGAGCATACTAAAAACGGACACAATAGTATAACGATCGAGTAAGGCCCTGGGTCACGTGGAAAGCTACTGGGAAGTATATCGTACCCTGAGGAacgtgcatacatccaaggCCAAAGGTATTTATTAGCGGCTTGCATACATCGCAAGTACCTAGGACTCGCTAAGCCGTCCGAAGATTGCAAGTGTTGGTGCAATCTTTTGCGACTTCTTGGCATTCAAAGTTCGGACCGTACGGACCGGCTGTCTCAGCCATTCTCGAAGGATCGAATCAAATCGCTGATCATGGGTCTAACAAGCACGAGAACAATAAAAGGGGCGCTTGCTGTGGTATTTCTTGCTTTCACGTACTCCTACATATCGACTACCACCACCCCACTCACCAGATCAACAATGGCCGCTTCCATCCCTAAAGTCAAGCTCAACAACGGTGTTGAGATCCCTGCTCTCGGCCTCGGTGAGTCGCAAAATAAATGATGGCGCTGATCGAGTGTGTCTCTAAGTGCTATGTGGATAGGTACGTGGCAGTCCAAGCCTGAGGAAGTTACCAATGCCGTCAATCACGCATTGAAGAGCGGCTACAGGCACATCGATTGTGCATTTGTAAGTCGTTTGGGATTAAATAATTTGTTGCTCTTTATTGATCACGATATCGCACATAGGCCTACGGAAACGAAGCTCAAGTTGGCGAGGGTATCAAGAAATCTGGCGTTCCTCGTTCAGAGATCTTCATTACTACTAAGGTCTGGTCGACCTACCACCGCCGCGTTAGGGAATCACTCGAGGAGTCGCTAAAGAACCTTGGTACCGACTACGTCGATCGTGCGTATTTAAATTATGCAACCAATTAGCAATAACTTACGATTCAACAGTTCTGCTTATGCACTGGCCTGTTCCGCTCAACCCCAATGGCAACCATCCTCTTTTCCCACCTTGGAGGACGGCACTCGCGATGTTGATAAGGAATGGCACATCTCCAAGACCTGGCACAACTCGAGGAGCTCCTTGAAGAGGGCAAAGTCAAGGCAATCGGTGTTTCCAACTGCTCCGAGCTCAAGCTCAACGAGATTCTCCCCACCGCAAAGGTCGCCCGGCTGTAACCAGGTCGAACTTCACCCTTACAACCCTCAGCTGGAGCTTGCCAAGTTCTGCAAGTCCAAGGAATTGTTATGCAAGCTTACTCCCCTTGGGATCGACCGGCAGCCCTCTCCTCAAGGACGATGTTGTGGTAGAGATTGCACAAAAGCACAACTCGACTCCAGTAGCGGTAAGCATTTTGAATTTGAATTCAGTTTCGAGAGCGCCTAAATATTCATCCTTTCCAATCTTGATGCAGGTGCTAACCGGATATCATAGTGAGTTACCCACTCCCATTCTACTCCTTGATTTGACCTGACCGGATATTTTAATCTAGTCGCCAAGGGGCACGTTGTTTTGCCTAAATCTGTCACCCCTGAGCGTATCGAGTCGAATCTCAAGTACGCGGAACTTGACACTTCGGATGTCGAGAAGCTCGACTCGCTTGCTGCGTCTGGAAAGCAACAACGTTTCGTCAAGCCTGCATGGCGTAAGTTCTTCACCGGTGTTTTTCTCAAAAGGCTTAGACTTATTCCATTGCTCCACCAGCGATCGTCCTCGGCTTCCCCGACTGGAAGTAATCAGGTCTGGATTGGATATTTTGGGAGGCTCGGGTAGACACATTTGTACTTAGTAATATTGAATTTTAAAGCACGCTTACATTCAATCGACATTTCGCTATATGCGCAATAGACATACCACTAACTCTCAAAATGTGATCAGCACACCTTCGCTTCCACGAACATTGACCTTCCCCGCATTTAGTCGCTCCACAACCTCAGTCCCCACCGGCACCCCAGCCGAGTATGACTGGCCTGCCCAAGTCACCCGGCCCGAATCCTTGCTCTCCACTCCAGGCGAGGTCATCCGTTTAACCTTAGCGGCGGGACTGCCTCTCCTTAGATATTTACTAACATCCACGGTAACGGTCAAGCCTCGTCCGCAGCAACATTCTGTCTTCGCAGAGACATGTTGAGAATTATATGCGCGCGATGCCATCGGTACGTGAGCTAGGATCCCAGATCGCATATACTGCCAGCGTCGACGGAAGAGAAGAATCCGAATCAAGGCGAGACGAGACCTCCCGGACTTTCCGACGGCTTCTGCAATAAGGAGGTACGCAACGTACGATGGCGAAGCGCGAGGCGCCCCGTACCGCTCGCTTTGCACAGGGTACCACAAATCATACCAGGAGAACCCGGGACTACGTGAAAGTTCATTATTAATATACTCGCATTGATGCTTTGAGCTCATACCTGTTTGCCTGTTGTGAGGATGGAGCACAAGTGTGCACCTTGGTGCATATACAAACGCGACACGTTTAACGAGGCAGCGTACAGTATGGCTGCAATTTTATCAGCGTCAATCAAACCTGCACCAAATGAACCAGGTCAGAAGGATCTTACTGTC comes from Rhizoctonia solani chromosome 4, complete sequence and encodes:
- a CDS encoding aldo/keto reductase family protein; amino-acid sequence: MAASIPKVKLNNGVEIPALGLGTWQSKPEEVTNAVNHALKSGYRHIDCAFAYGNEAQVGEGIKKSGVPRSEIFITTKVWSTYHRRVRESLEESLKNLGTDYVDRASAYALACSAQPQWQPSSFPTLEDGTRDVDKEWHISKTWHNSRSSLKRAKSRQSVFPTAPSSSSTRFSPPQRSPGCNQVELHPYNPQLELAKFCNPLLKDDVVVEIAQKHNSTPVAVLTGYHIAKGHVVLPKSVTPERIESNLKYAELDTSDVEKLDSLAASGKQQRFVKPAWPIVLGFPDWK